A stretch of Oncorhynchus mykiss isolate Arlee chromosome 26, USDA_OmykA_1.1, whole genome shotgun sequence DNA encodes these proteins:
- the LOC110506627 gene encoding uncharacterized protein LOC110506627, producing the protein MLPRKHTYVIISDHIKTVRQAQVERISYIQTISQPITDLIDYNSTLPCRDMGQRLSDPVPEVSHREKPKETQEHKDKPKEKRIPQALTFLQLFTLLSCVKVKKTPFDPSQSGDGRKGTTINDTNNNNDSDTGLDYSAGDVKRIKDKSKGKVGGEKHSIESQDHKCRTTQEKEKDIKQRPNSVSPEEQAKETQQKEKKKSIHPAVAALQLFTLFCCGGKVKLRKTRPSQNRQSRKDQDKDNASDTGSDLSGGDVTTKRVKDKSNGKENQRTPRQVKTPVEEIYIRPDSPTLPRAHSSLSQFSLARNLAILPLEWQLPGVPLPTSSMATRTETTPSSTNTSTHAQMETQTSDMNTDTQTTSTSQSQISLVSSETMIDLHTSDSINQTSTLDMALTPESTKDMITTDEDVKDDSAKDLISTLTDTSMEKSISETSLKDLIAEYEDDNELKDMAASATPATDNANEDAMLLEIAALFD; encoded by the exons ATGTTGCCACGGAAACACACTTATGTCATAATCTCAGACCACATTAAAACGGTCAGACAAGCTCAGGTAGAGCGCATTAGCTACATTCAAACGATCTCCCAACCTATAACTGATTTGATTGATTACAACAGTACACTACCTTGTCGTGACATGGGTCAGAGACTAAGTGACCCTGTCCCTGAAGTATCCCATAGGGAGAAACCAAAGGAGACACAGGAACATAAAGATAAACCCAAGGAGAAGAGGATCCCTCAAGCCCTGACCTTTCTTCAGCTGTTTACACTGCTGAGCTGCGTCAAGGTGAAGAAAACACCCTTTGATCCCTCCCAGAGTGGTGATGGGAGAAAGGGAACAACGATAAACGATACAAACAACAATAATGACTCTGATACTG GCTTGGACTACTCTGCAGGTGACGTGAAAAGGATCAAGGACAAGAGTAAAGGAAAGGTTGGAGGAGAGAAACATAGCATTGAATCTCAGGACCACAAATGCAGAACGACACAGGAAAAAGAAAAAGACATTAAACAAAGACCTAACTCG GTCTCCCCTGAGGAGCAAGCAAAGGAGACCCagcagaaagagaagaagaagagcatCCATCCAGCTGTGGCGGCCCTGCAGCTGTTCACTCTCTTCTGCTGTGGTGGGAAAGTCAAGCTGAGGAAGACTCGTCCCTCTCAGAACAGACAGAGTAGAAAGGACCAGGACAAAGATAATGCATCTGATACTG GTTCAGACTTGTCTGGAGGTGATGTTACAACCAAAAGGGTCAAGGACAAGAGTAATGGAAAG GAAAATCAAAGGACACCCCGGCAAGTGAAGACCCCTGTGGAGGAAATTTACATAAGACCTGACTCTCCGACTCTACCACGTGCCCAC AGCTCCCTCTCTCAGTTTTCCCTGGCTCGGAACCTGGCCATCCTCCCGCTGGAGTGGCAGCTACCCGGAGTCCCTCTGCCCACCTCGTCTATGGCAACTAGGACAGAGACAACGCCATCCTCTACCAACACTTCGACACATGCGCAGATGGAAACACAGACATCAGatatgaacacagacacacagaccactTCTACCTCTCAGAGCCAGATCTCCTTGGTCTCATCGGAGACCATGATAGATCTTCACACGTCAGACTCCATTAACCAGACCTCCACTCTTGACATGGCACTGACCCCTGAGAGCACTAAGGACATGATCACTACTGATGAGGATGTGAAGGATGACTCTGCTAAAGATTTGATCTCCACCCTAACAGACACCTCTATGGAGAAATCCATCAGTGAGACCAGCCTGAAAGACCTCATCGCTGAGTATGAAGATGACAATGAGCTGAAGGATATGGCTGCCTCCGCTACCCCTGCTACTGATAATGCCAATGAGGATGCAATGCTGCTGGAGATTGCAGCACTTTTTGACTGA